In one [Limnothrix rosea] IAM M-220 genomic region, the following are encoded:
- the smc gene encoding chromosome segregation protein SMC has translation MVHIKQIELTHFKSFGGTVAVPLLPGFTVVSGPNGSGKSNILDGILFCLGLASSRGMRAERLPDLINTKQASGKGAAETTVSVTFDLGDLAQQYDAEEKDESELQELLSQFRSTDWTVTRKLRVTKSGSYSSTYLINGEVCTAGQLHEQLNRLRIYPEGYNVVLQGDVTRIITMNSRERREIIDELAGVAEFDRKIDQTRSTLNEVKEREDKCNIIRTELERTLEKLADDRVKAEKYQRLKIDLARQQQREVLLVWRSLQIQEQKLQSDIASGARERAELNQRINNLDTEIFETNKELETLNAKVKALGEDEQLSVASKLATQKAKRSQWEQRRGELTTQQGRSQSIQTQLLGEIQSNQQTLLRLEEEKLTLQEETLPKLEAERQKALETVEQSRIQADELASSSEAWVQEQAGLSRQVQDLQRTLTPQRTEQAQLRERTSQLDQKIAEQGKQLAETNIEIAQKETDLEQYQAQLTQTQTDIQSLAQKFANAEENLRLEKETGDRLERELRDKQRQLDKLEARSQAQQEAQGTFATKAILNAKLPGVHGLVAQLGQVEKNYQLALEIAAGGRLGFVIVEDDLTASAGINLLKNQRAGRATFLPLNKVRAPKLQTNSIPRYAQGFVDFAVNLIQCDPRYEDVFRYVFGSTAVFQSLNQARSFMGKTRIVTLDGELLETSGAMTGGSVSKRSTLHFGSMAMGESAEVTALRDRLEEINDLLRYTENTFLEKEDRVKELSSQLNETRQKEREQRLRVEQIERELSRLRPIAQQLQKSLEMNRADLQKEGDRLQALDANLPELETKLTTLQGQLAQLEESGTHSAWQTIQKTIKTQEAALQDRLQALAAANTKITNLSSQIARLTDKLNTDETRLQEISEQREEVTGQIEIIQTQLDQVTTEITSTETLLAELSEQMGDAKKQRDAKELSLKQLQKSQQEAHWKLEKLKETQTERTASLEHLQQQIQEHEAELPADLDESFLELAEIPDDLKQALTAITEQVEKLQRTIRRTQRKIEELEPVNMLALKEYEKTQERLGEFSQKLDTLQEERMEVLARIERFTTRRFQEFKKAFDAVNENFKVIFASLSDGDGYLQLDNAEDPFAGGLNLVAHPKGKPVQRLSSMSGGEKSLTALSFIFSLQKYRPSPFYAFDEVDMFLDGANVERLSKMVKKQAEGAQFLVVSLRRPMIEASQRTIGVTQARGAYTQVLGIEL, from the coding sequence ATGGTGCATATCAAGCAAATTGAGCTGACCCACTTCAAATCCTTTGGTGGCACGGTTGCAGTTCCTCTGTTGCCGGGTTTTACTGTCGTTTCAGGGCCGAATGGGTCGGGCAAGTCCAATATTCTTGATGGCATTTTATTTTGTTTGGGTTTGGCGAGTTCGCGGGGGATGCGGGCAGAACGTCTGCCGGATTTGATTAATACCAAGCAGGCTTCTGGAAAAGGTGCAGCGGAAACGACGGTTTCGGTAACGTTTGACCTTGGGGATTTGGCGCAGCAATACGACGCAGAAGAAAAAGATGAGTCTGAATTACAGGAACTTTTAAGCCAATTTCGCAGCACAGATTGGACAGTGACGCGGAAGCTACGGGTCACAAAAAGTGGGAGTTATTCTTCGACGTATTTGATTAATGGTGAAGTTTGCACGGCAGGGCAGCTCCATGAGCAGTTAAATCGTCTGCGTATTTATCCTGAAGGTTATAACGTGGTGCTTCAGGGTGATGTGACACGCATTATCACGATGAACTCGCGGGAGCGGCGGGAAATTATTGATGAGTTGGCGGGAGTCGCGGAATTTGACCGCAAAATTGACCAGACTCGTTCGACTCTCAATGAGGTGAAGGAACGGGAAGATAAGTGCAATATTATTCGCACTGAATTAGAACGTACTCTCGAAAAGTTGGCGGATGACCGGGTTAAGGCGGAAAAGTACCAGCGGCTAAAAATTGACCTGGCGCGACAACAGCAACGGGAAGTTTTATTGGTTTGGCGATCGCTGCAAATTCAGGAGCAGAAATTACAGTCGGATATCGCGTCGGGGGCAAGGGAACGGGCGGAACTAAATCAACGGATTAATAATCTTGATACGGAAATTTTCGAGACAAATAAAGAATTAGAAACCCTTAATGCCAAGGTAAAAGCCCTCGGTGAGGATGAGCAACTTTCGGTCGCGTCGAAGCTCGCAACGCAAAAGGCGAAGCGTAGTCAATGGGAACAGCGTCGAGGTGAACTCACAACCCAACAGGGGCGATCGCAGTCCATTCAGACCCAGCTTTTAGGGGAAATCCAATCCAATCAACAAACATTGTTGCGGTTAGAAGAAGAGAAACTAACGTTGCAGGAAGAGACGCTACCCAAACTTGAGGCAGAACGTCAAAAAGCTTTAGAAACAGTGGAGCAGAGCCGTATACAAGCAGATGAGTTGGCTAGTTCTTCGGAGGCATGGGTGCAAGAACAGGCGGGACTATCGCGACAGGTGCAGGATTTGCAACGCACCTTAACGCCCCAACGCACGGAGCAGGCGCAATTACGGGAACGGACGAGTCAGCTCGACCAAAAGATTGCAGAGCAAGGGAAACAGCTTGCCGAAACCAACATCGAAATTGCCCAAAAGGAAACCGACCTCGAACAATACCAAGCGCAACTGACCCAAACGCAAACGGATATCCAAAGTCTGGCACAGAAGTTTGCCAATGCGGAAGAGAATCTGCGGCTAGAAAAAGAAACTGGCGATCGCCTCGAACGAGAATTACGAGATAAACAGCGGCAGTTAGATAAATTAGAAGCCCGTTCCCAAGCGCAACAGGAAGCCCAAGGAACCTTCGCGACGAAGGCGATCCTGAATGCCAAATTACCCGGTGTCCATGGCTTAGTGGCGCAGCTGGGTCAGGTAGAGAAAAATTATCAGCTTGCCCTCGAAATTGCAGCAGGTGGCCGCCTCGGTTTTGTGATCGTCGAAGATGACCTCACCGCATCAGCCGGGATTAATCTCCTAAAAAATCAGCGGGCTGGACGAGCCACTTTTTTGCCGTTAAATAAAGTGCGTGCCCCAAAACTTCAGACCAATAGCATTCCGCGCTATGCCCAGGGGTTTGTGGATTTTGCGGTGAATTTAATCCAGTGCGATCCGCGCTACGAAGACGTTTTTCGGTATGTTTTTGGCAGTACCGCCGTATTCCAAAGTCTGAACCAAGCCCGCAGTTTTATGGGCAAAACCCGCATTGTCACCCTTGATGGCGAACTGCTTGAAACCTCTGGGGCGATGACGGGTGGTAGTGTCTCAAAACGCTCAACGTTGCATTTTGGCAGTATGGCGATGGGGGAATCGGCGGAGGTCACAGCCCTGCGCGATCGCCTCGAAGAGATTAATGATTTGCTGCGCTACACCGAAAATACGTTTTTAGAGAAAGAAGACCGCGTTAAAGAATTATCCAGTCAGCTCAATGAAACCCGTCAGAAAGAACGGGAACAACGGTTGCGGGTCGAACAAATCGAACGAGAATTAAGTCGCCTCCGACCCATTGCCCAACAGTTGCAAAAGTCCCTTGAGATGAATCGTGCAGACTTACAAAAAGAAGGCGATCGCCTCCAAGCACTCGACGCAAACTTGCCCGAACTCGAAACAAAATTAACCACCTTACAAGGGCAACTCGCCCAACTCGAAGAATCAGGAACCCACAGCGCATGGCAAACCATCCAAAAGACCATCAAAACCCAAGAAGCAGCATTGCAAGATCGCCTGCAAGCCCTCGCCGCAGCCAACACAAAAATCACCAATCTCAGTTCCCAAATTGCCCGTCTCACCGACAAACTTAATACCGACGAAACCCGCTTACAAGAAATTAGTGAGCAACGGGAAGAAGTGACTGGGCAAATCGAGATTATCCAAACCCAACTCGATCAAGTCACAACCGAAATCACCTCGACAGAGACATTATTAGCCGAATTATCCGAACAAATGGGTGATGCGAAAAAGCAGCGAGATGCCAAGGAATTATCCCTTAAGCAACTACAAAAATCCCAACAGGAAGCCCACTGGAAACTCGAAAAACTCAAAGAAACCCAAACAGAACGCACCGCATCCCTGGAACACCTCCAGCAGCAAATTCAAGAGCACGAAGCCGAATTACCAGCAGATCTCGATGAATCTTTTCTGGAGCTAGCGGAAATTCCCGACGATCTCAAACAGGCACTGACCGCCATTACCGAGCAAGTCGAAAAACTCCAACGCACCATTCGCCGTACCCAAAGGAAAATTGAAGAGCTAGAACCCGTCAACATGCTGGCGCTTAAAGAATACGAAAAAACCCAAGAACGGCTCGGCGAATTTTCCCAGAAACTAGATACTCTCCAAGAGGAACGCATGGAAGTTCTCGCGAGAATTGAGCGTTTTACTACCCGTCGTTTTCAAGAATTCAAAAAAGCCTTTGATGCGGTCAACGAAAACTTTAAGGTGATTTTTGCAAGCCTATCCGATGGTGATGGCTATCTCCAACTGGATAATGCGGAAGACCCTTTTGCTGGCGGTTTGAACCTTGTTGCTCACCCGAAAGGGAAGCCTGTTCAACGGTTGAGTTCGATGTCCGGTGGAGAAAAATCTTTGACGGCTTTGTCTTTTATCTTTTCGCTGCAAAAATATCGCCCGTCGCCTTTCTATGCCTTTGATGAGGTGGATATGTTCCTCGATGGAGCCAATGTAGAGCGCCTATCGAAAATGGTAAAAAAACAGGCGGAAGGGGCACAATTTTTGGTGGTAAGTTTGCGTCGTCCTATGATCGAGGCTTCCCAGAGAACGATCGGTGTCACCCAAGCTCGCGGCGCTTATACTCAGGTGCTGGGGATCGAATTGTAG
- a CDS encoding type II toxin-antitoxin system VapC family toxin: MKVLFDTNVILDFFMKRQPFNENAKILFDAIANDKIEAFVSATSVKDIYSLMSVKTKDKEGALEAVKELLKIMTICDVNKRTLEKAIELGYKDFEDAIQVAAAAPVDLQLIVTRNLKDFKNSPIPAVTPEILIAQI; encoded by the coding sequence GTGAAAGTTTTGTTTGATACTAATGTCATCCTTGACTTTTTTATGAAACGTCAGCCTTTTAACGAGAATGCAAAAATATTGTTTGATGCGATCGCCAACGATAAGATAGAAGCTTTTGTTTCTGCCACATCAGTTAAAGATATCTATTCTTTAATGTCCGTAAAAACTAAAGATAAAGAAGGAGCACTAGAAGCTGTCAAAGAATTACTGAAGATTATGACAATTTGTGATGTAAATAAACGTACTTTAGAAAAAGCAATTGAACTTGGATATAAAGATTTTGAAGATGCCATTCAAGTTGCAGCGGCTGCACCAGTGGATCTTCAATTAATTGTTACTCGAAATCTAAAAGACTTTAAAAACTCTCCAATTCCCGCGGTGACTCCTGAAATCTTGATTGCCCAAATTTAA
- a CDS encoding type II secretion system F family protein — protein MNEQQQAIFFQELAAMLKAGVGIGQAVGLASMKTKGKGQLRWQQVGFQLERGASLAAAFKSLGQEFSPWVMAVVGLAEKSGALAIACEDLAKTLTEIVARRRLIRGMVLRLFRMVWSWTMVFFLLLGGVVTSLSFWLVATGVALVLVGFIYGAIHWPPLGDRLRYVPPFKRLFAFQTMINLSYLQLPLDCGISLGSALDWLKRDFPDPVINQMMRRVEPQVRRGKELSDTVQPYCSPMVVQMIRTGEAAGTLSKSFEQIRYYYQRDLRRAIQVLNLQVMLISLVSFGLFVFFAGSQMLDLLVLNLPN, from the coding sequence ATGAATGAGCAGCAACAGGCAATTTTTTTTCAGGAGCTAGCAGCGATGCTCAAGGCTGGTGTGGGGATCGGTCAGGCTGTGGGACTCGCATCGATGAAGACTAAAGGGAAGGGACAGCTCCGTTGGCAACAGGTGGGCTTCCAATTGGAGCGTGGTGCAAGTTTGGCGGCGGCGTTTAAGTCTTTAGGTCAGGAATTTTCGCCTTGGGTGATGGCTGTGGTTGGCCTGGCTGAAAAAAGTGGTGCTTTGGCGATCGCCTGTGAGGATTTAGCGAAAACCTTGACGGAAATAGTGGCCCGTCGTCGTTTAATTCGTGGCATGGTGCTACGACTTTTTCGCATGGTGTGGTCATGGACAATGGTCTTTTTTTTATTGCTCGGTGGTGTGGTCACGAGTTTAAGTTTTTGGTTAGTGGCCACTGGTGTGGCGCTCGTTTTAGTCGGCTTTATTTATGGTGCAATCCACTGGCCGCCTCTCGGCGATCGCCTCCGCTATGTGCCGCCTTTTAAAAGATTATTTGCTTTCCAGACCATGATTAACCTCAGCTATTTGCAGCTGCCCCTAGATTGCGGCATCTCCCTCGGCTCAGCTTTAGATTGGCTGAAACGCGATTTTCCTGACCCAGTGATCAACCAAATGATGCGACGCGTTGAACCACAGGTGCGTCGCGGTAAGGAACTATCAGACACCGTGCAGCCCTATTGTTCACCGATGGTTGTACAGATGATTCGTACTGGCGAGGCGGCAGGGACATTATCAAAAAGTTTTGAACAAATTCGGTACTACTACCAACGGGATCTACGTCGCGCGATTCAAGTTCTTAATTTACAGGTGATGTTGATTAGTTTGGTAAGTTTTGGCTTGTTTGTCTTTTTTGCGGGTTCCCAAATGCTGGATTTATTGGTGCTAAATTTACCCAATTAA
- a CDS encoding UDP-N-acetylmuramoyl-tripeptide--D-alanyl-D-alanine ligase, translating into MGISLDLSLLTEILGQNLQRSPVNFANGTVRSISTDTREICAGDLFVALVGERFDGHDYVTQAGAAGAIAVITSREVETTLPQWIVADTVRAYQDLGHWWRKQVDIPIIGITGSVGKTSTKELIAGVLATQGNVLKTEANFNNEIGVPKTLLNLTKDHDFAVIEMAMRGKGEIARLAEIAMPTIGIITNVGTAHIGRLGSRQAIAAAKCELLEFMPDTSVAILNGDDERLMATAKTVWSGHTLTYGLAKGELRGEYDDAGTLTVADHIFSLPLAGKHHALNYLAALGVMQVLNLGWAQLEQGISLAMPKGRSQQIQLPNDIVLFDETYNAGVESMLAALELLKSAKGDRHIAVLGTMKELGAFAPELHQQVGAKVEELRLDQLFVLADEPVAEAIATAAPNISSQCFTDHTALITALTSELKPGDRILFKASNSVGLNRVVKALQEN; encoded by the coding sequence ATGGGTATTTCGTTAGATTTATCGCTGTTAACAGAAATTTTGGGGCAAAATCTCCAGCGATCGCCTGTTAATTTTGCTAATGGCACAGTACGAAGTATTTCGACGGATACAAGGGAAATTTGTGCCGGGGATCTGTTTGTGGCTTTGGTGGGTGAACGTTTTGATGGTCATGACTATGTGACACAGGCAGGGGCAGCTGGGGCGATCGCCGTGATTACGAGCCGAGAGGTTGAGACGACTTTACCGCAATGGATCGTGGCGGACACGGTACGGGCCTACCAAGATCTTGGCCATTGGTGGCGTAAGCAGGTTGATATTCCGATCATTGGCATTACGGGCTCGGTGGGGAAGACCAGTACGAAGGAATTGATTGCGGGAGTTTTGGCGACCCAAGGGAATGTGCTCAAAACGGAAGCGAATTTTAATAATGAAATCGGTGTGCCCAAAACGCTGCTCAATCTTACAAAAGACCATGATTTTGCCGTCATTGAAATGGCGATGCGTGGTAAAGGGGAAATTGCTCGCTTAGCTGAGATTGCTATGCCGACAATTGGCATTATTACAAATGTTGGCACGGCACACATTGGTCGGCTTGGGTCTCGGCAGGCGATCGCCGCCGCGAAGTGTGAACTACTGGAATTTATGCCGGATACGAGTGTGGCAATTCTCAATGGTGATGATGAGCGGTTAATGGCGACAGCTAAAACGGTGTGGTCGGGGCACACTCTAACCTATGGTTTGGCCAAGGGTGAGTTACGGGGCGAATATGATGATGCGGGGACGTTAACGGTCGCAGATCACATCTTTTCTCTGCCTTTAGCGGGGAAACATCATGCCTTAAATTATTTGGCTGCATTGGGTGTGATGCAGGTTTTAAACTTGGGTTGGGCGCAGCTCGAACAGGGGATTTCCTTAGCGATGCCGAAGGGACGCTCCCAGCAAATCCAGTTACCCAACGATATTGTTTTGTTCGATGAAACCTACAATGCTGGTGTGGAATCGATGTTGGCGGCTCTAGAGCTATTAAAAAGTGCGAAGGGCGATCGCCATATTGCCGTGCTCGGAACCATGAAAGAGTTAGGGGCATTTGCGCCAGAGCTCCACCAACAAGTGGGCGCAAAAGTTGAGGAGCTACGGCTTGATCAATTGTTTGTCTTAGCCGACGAACCGGTAGCGGAGGCGATCGCCACGGCAGCACCCAACATTTCCAGTCAATGTTTTACCGACCATACTGCCCTCATTACGGCCTTAACATCCGAGCTAAAACCCGGCGATCGCATCCTGTTTAAAGCCTCAAACTCCGTCGGTCTCAATCGCGTTGTAAAGGCTCTACAGGAAAATTAA
- a CDS encoding phycobilisome rod-core linker polypeptide produces MTIPLLQYAPSSQNGRVAGYDPRGDEQAFIFTTENVISNSDWDVLIDAAYRQIFFHAFKADREKFLESQLRNGQITVRDFIRGLLLSETYLNSFYSKNNNYRFVEQCVQRVLGRDVYSEREKIAWSIVIGTKGVAGFIDELLGTDEYLDNFGYDTVPYQRRRTLASRDKGETPFNIKSPRYDAYYRAQIGFPRVVWQNAVRRFRAPEAMPKAGDPSLPMYMNMARSAKIPTVSVQISTANISLASVPYRKS; encoded by the coding sequence TTGACAATTCCATTATTACAATATGCCCCTTCTAGCCAAAATGGCCGGGTAGCGGGATATGACCCCAGAGGCGATGAGCAGGCTTTTATTTTCACCACAGAAAATGTCATTAGTAATTCTGACTGGGACGTGTTGATCGATGCTGCATATCGTCAAATTTTCTTCCACGCTTTTAAGGCGGATCGTGAGAAGTTTTTAGAGTCTCAGCTACGGAACGGCCAGATTACTGTCCGTGACTTCATTCGTGGGCTATTACTCTCTGAAACCTACCTAAACAGTTTTTATTCTAAAAATAATAACTATCGCTTCGTTGAGCAGTGTGTACAACGTGTCCTTGGACGGGATGTATACAGTGAGCGCGAGAAGATTGCTTGGTCTATCGTGATCGGCACTAAGGGTGTTGCTGGTTTCATTGATGAATTATTAGGCACTGATGAGTACCTAGATAATTTTGGTTATGATACTGTGCCTTACCAACGTCGTCGGACTTTGGCTAGCCGTGACAAAGGTGAAACTCCTTTCAACATTAAGTCTCCTCGCTACGATGCTTACTATCGTGCTCAGATTGGATTCCCACGGGTTGTTTGGCAGAATGCTGTCCGTCGCTTCCGTGCTCCTGAGGCTATGCCTAAAGCGGGCGATCCTTCGTTGCCAATGTATATGAACATGGCTCGTAGTGCGAAGATTCCTACGGTGAGTGTGCAAATTTCTACTGCGAATATTAGCTTGGCTTCTGTTCCTTACCGCAAGAGCTAA
- the psb34 gene encoding photosystem II assembly protein Psb34, producing the protein MAYQIEDEDGKLNNFAVEPTMYKAEPKTGDAQKNTAIIGIIGAVLVVALIAVTFVISS; encoded by the coding sequence ATGGCTTATCAAATCGAAGATGAAGACGGCAAGCTCAATAATTTTGCCGTAGAACCCACAATGTATAAAGCAGAACCAAAAACTGGTGATGCGCAAAAAAATACTGCCATAATCGGCATTATTGGCGCTGTACTAGTCGTTGCCCTGATTGCTGTAACGTTTGTTATCTCAAGCTAA
- a CDS encoding EAL domain-containing protein has product MPNILLIEDTEVVRLSTAAVLRREQFAVTTACNGQEGVAIALDLKPDLILCDVMMPKMNGYEVLELLKQNPQTRTIPFIFLTAKDARQDIRRGMHLGADDYITKPFSRHDLLETIQSQLKKKAAITAHYEDYIQRLEDSPTRKQAQDAITGLNNLYHLLNQFNFFVNRLDNQQIHQPRSTFHLPFCLIQLERNDTAKQIFNYEQYNQLLSQVFVRISELLGENGELALISDNEFALLHNPVDKQQYASQLTQAIVKSFQTPYIIDDQEIFLDARLCISFYPRSGHDLDELIQVARSTLSNSAKFSAEKCFFAEGEKYINSQKRAVLETELHYALKRDQLDVFYQPQIDLVTGKVSGFEALLRWHHPDLGQISPADFIPIAEETGLIQSIGYWSLRMAASEVRYWQKTYQADLRLAINLSGYQLNYEYICHDILQILAEEDFNPEDLDIEITESILIEDFHVLSDKLRQLQQVGIKVAIDDFGTGYSSFNYTRLFPWDILKIDRCFVNNLHKSKVNAAITKGLIEMSHALGFTVIAEGVENNSELAVLNDYGCDIVQGYFLGRPVSAEILEKNIFQNFDTVSY; this is encoded by the coding sequence ATGCCTAACATCTTACTCATTGAAGATACAGAAGTGGTACGTCTTAGTACTGCAGCAGTCCTTAGACGAGAACAGTTTGCCGTCACCACAGCGTGCAATGGTCAAGAAGGAGTGGCGATCGCCCTAGACCTCAAACCAGACCTAATACTGTGCGACGTTATGATGCCAAAAATGAATGGCTACGAAGTTTTAGAGCTCCTCAAACAAAACCCCCAAACACGCACAATCCCCTTTATTTTCCTCACCGCAAAAGACGCAAGACAAGACATCCGTCGCGGCATGCACCTCGGCGCAGACGACTATATTACCAAGCCCTTTAGTCGCCACGATCTCCTAGAGACAATCCAATCACAACTCAAGAAAAAAGCAGCCATCACCGCCCATTACGAAGACTACATTCAACGCCTAGAAGACTCCCCCACCCGCAAACAAGCTCAAGATGCCATTACCGGACTTAATAACCTTTATCACCTTTTAAACCAATTCAACTTCTTCGTAAACCGTTTAGACAATCAACAAATCCACCAGCCCCGCAGCACATTTCACCTGCCCTTCTGTCTGATTCAGCTAGAACGAAACGACACAGCCAAACAAATTTTCAACTACGAACAGTACAACCAACTACTTAGCCAAGTCTTTGTAAGAATTAGCGAACTCCTAGGGGAAAATGGCGAACTCGCACTCATTAGCGATAACGAATTTGCACTCCTACACAACCCAGTAGACAAACAACAGTACGCTAGTCAGTTGACCCAAGCCATTGTCAAATCATTTCAAACCCCCTACATCATTGACGATCAGGAAATTTTTCTCGACGCTCGCCTATGCATTAGCTTCTATCCCCGCTCCGGCCATGACCTCGATGAGCTGATCCAAGTCGCCCGCTCTACCCTGAGTAACTCAGCCAAATTTAGTGCCGAAAAATGCTTCTTTGCCGAAGGCGAAAAATACATCAATAGTCAAAAGCGCGCTGTCCTAGAAACAGAACTACACTACGCTTTAAAACGAGATCAGCTCGATGTTTTCTATCAACCACAAATTGACCTCGTTACCGGAAAAGTTTCAGGCTTTGAAGCCCTACTACGGTGGCATCACCCAGACCTCGGTCAGATTTCACCAGCGGACTTTATTCCCATCGCCGAAGAAACCGGTTTAATCCAATCAATCGGCTACTGGAGTTTACGCATGGCAGCCTCAGAAGTACGTTATTGGCAAAAAACCTACCAAGCCGATCTTCGCCTAGCCATCAACCTTTCAGGATACCAACTAAATTACGAATACATTTGCCATGACATTCTTCAGATTTTGGCAGAAGAGGACTTCAATCCAGAAGATCTTGATATTGAAATTACAGAGTCTATTTTGATTGAGGATTTTCACGTCTTAAGTGACAAGTTAAGGCAACTCCAACAGGTCGGCATTAAAGTTGCGATCGACGATTTCGGGACAGGTTACTCTTCGTTTAATTACACACGACTGTTTCCGTGGGATATTCTTAAAATTGATCGCTGTTTTGTAAATAATCTCCATAAAAGCAAAGTTAATGCAGCCATTACCAAAGGCCTGATAGAAATGTCCCATGCCCTAGGTTTCACCGTCATTGCGGAAGGTGTTGAAAATAATTCAGAATTAGCAGTACTCAATGACTATGGTTGTGACATTGTTCAGGGCTACTTTCTTGGTCGACCGGTGTCAGCAGAGATATTAGAAAAAAATATTTTCCAAAATTTTGACACCGTTAGTTACTAA
- a CDS encoding PspA/IM30 family protein yields MGFFGNFRQGVYRLFRDEENPEIILEQTLWEMEQKLIQMRRSVAQAVASSKRVDRQRQQAIILVQRWQNRAQMALAYGDELLSKEAIARSHSYQTVATNLTKQGQEQKIFIEDVRENLRDLETKINQIKMQKEMYISRIRSALAQQQLHRLRAEMEAGILEPAIANLEASMWSLEAENDLHDSLEAKFLALEKRANLAE; encoded by the coding sequence ATGGGCTTCTTCGGAAATTTTCGACAAGGTGTATATCGGCTGTTTCGGGATGAAGAAAATCCGGAAATTATCCTTGAGCAAACCCTCTGGGAAATGGAGCAAAAGTTAATTCAAATGCGGCGTAGCGTAGCCCAGGCTGTTGCTAGTTCTAAACGGGTTGATCGTCAGCGGCAACAGGCGATTATTTTGGTGCAACGGTGGCAAAATCGGGCGCAAATGGCTTTGGCCTACGGCGACGAACTGCTGAGTAAAGAGGCGATCGCCCGCAGTCATAGCTATCAAACAGTCGCCACGAATCTAACAAAGCAAGGACAAGAGCAAAAAATATTTATTGAAGATGTCCGGGAAAATTTGCGCGATCTAGAAACAAAAATCAATCAGATAAAAATGCAAAAAGAAATGTACATTTCCCGCATTCGATCTGCGCTAGCTCAACAGCAATTGCACCGTCTCAGGGCTGAAATGGAAGCCGGTATACTAGAGCCGGCGATCGCCAACCTTGAAGCATCAATGTGGTCTTTAGAAGCAGAAAATGATCTCCATGATTCCCTTGAAGCCAAATTTCTCGCCCTTGAAAAACGTGCTAACTTAGCCGAGTAA
- a CDS encoding ABC transporter permease, whose product MLRSPFRKITTLLSVYYAYMVEYRAELFFWVLSGSLPMILLGVWTEAANSVELQLSALDFARYFIAVFAIRQFTLVWVIWDFEKEVSEGKLSFALLQPIDPAWRHLAGHMSERLARLPFIAVLVFVFFVVYPDVRWVPSFGQVLLCLFTTAIAFGMRFLMQYTFAMAAFWVEKASAIEQTWFLFYIFLSGYIAPLETFPPLMREIALLTPFPYVIYFPAAIIMGLPVRLWEGLVVMAVWSLIFFVLNRYFWRKGLKHYAGMGA is encoded by the coding sequence ATGCTGCGATCGCCTTTCCGAAAAATCACCACATTACTAAGCGTTTACTACGCCTATATGGTGGAATACCGAGCTGAACTTTTTTTCTGGGTGCTCTCCGGGTCGCTACCGATGATTTTGCTGGGGGTCTGGACAGAAGCTGCCAATTCTGTAGAGCTGCAACTGTCAGCTTTGGACTTTGCCCGGTATTTTATTGCCGTATTTGCGATTCGCCAATTTACGCTGGTCTGGGTAATTTGGGATTTCGAAAAGGAAGTTTCAGAAGGTAAGCTGTCATTTGCTCTGCTACAGCCGATTGATCCTGCATGGCGACATTTAGCTGGCCATATGTCGGAGCGACTGGCTCGTCTACCTTTTATTGCCGTGCTTGTTTTTGTGTTTTTTGTTGTTTATCCCGATGTCCGCTGGGTGCCTTCCTTTGGGCAGGTTTTACTATGTCTCTTCACGACGGCGATCGCCTTCGGTATGCGTTTTTTAATGCAGTACACCTTTGCCATGGCAGCCTTTTGGGTCGAGAAAGCCAGTGCCATTGAGCAAACATGGTTTTTGTTTTACATTTTTCTATCGGGCTATATTGCCCCCCTCGAAACCTTTCCGCCATTAATGCGTGAAATTGCCTTACTCACCCCTTTTCCCTATGTTATTTATTTTCCTGCTGCGATCATCATGGGATTACCTGTACGTTTGTGGGAAGGCCTTGTGGTGATGGCGGTATGGAGTCTGATTTTCTTTGTCCTGAACCGCTATTTTTGGCGTAAAGGCCTAAAGCATTATGCCGGCATGGGAGCCTGA